A section of the Triticum dicoccoides isolate Atlit2015 ecotype Zavitan chromosome 7A, WEW_v2.0, whole genome shotgun sequence genome encodes:
- the LOC119331112 gene encoding uncharacterized protein LOC119331112 isoform X2, producing MDLTAIKKLLSSRRPSADYLAGVDGFLDFAYTGKSSDAKIHCPCVRCVNRNLLKRDTVYDHLVCNGMLLGYTVWGCHGETAGYISSNKRKRSKQEGINSNMRQLVHDVFGNIDNGSQVNDFDDPNPPEHGPDPETQSFYDLLRDADVPLWDGCELSKLSFLVLLFNIKSSNKWSNKSINDLLAVLQQAIPNGKNLPGTFAKAKKIIGKLGLSYERIHVCEKDCQLFWKEKANDDFCSVCGASRWKNKPDKTVLTNKERKKATPKKVLRYFPIKPRLKRLFMHKETAIALRWHDEERIKDGALRHLADSAAWKEIDSKYKHIRSDSRNIRFIITADGFNPFGKLNSKHSCWPVVLVPNNLPPWLCMKASSLMLTLLIPGPTYPGKNFHVFMQPVYEELTELFMVGTHTYDASRGEMFQLYAVVLSTVSDYPGLALFAGYSVNGEFGCFPCRDETCSKRLKYGQKYCFMGHRRFLPPDHKFRFDARSFDGSEEHRASPSAYAETRVVDQIKSISNFQKSKTWKCVSGLFNLPYWDFNLLRHNLDIMHIEKNVCENIYGTLLGIEGKSKDNLKARQDLQHMNIKRELHPQKKPNDKYYLPPASYNLSKEGKQQFCKVLHGARGPNGFSGNISRCANVVQGRISGLKSHDCHILMQHFLPLAIRGLLPDHVISVLFDLCGYFREVSAKVLYISDLEKLEERIIMTLCHMERIFPPGFFTVMVHLVMHLATEAKIGGPVCYRSMWFVERYIGKLKSNVRNKARPEGSIAEAFLADECMTFCSRYIVGFETKHNLPSQNEDNDEWVGHHDIAHGSRLFPHSGNPLGKPRNYVLSGVAKVQAHRYVLFNCSDVNSYLRAHADEITNGRNLNPDVVERIQNDKFHEWFQAHLSAIFCIYYTRITTFSCNQILNIQIKKLEKENGIHNIEKDIRLLARGPVNAAKRYCAFNSQGYHFRPKCLDKETQNSGVMVTAKTSSYASAHDANPVLRDVTYYGRVIDIVELNYSGQFSVVLFKCEWVNVFSETGMKKDKRIKCSMWKMN from the exons ATGGATCTAACAGCCATTAAAAAGTTACTCAGTTCTCGTAGACCAAGTGCAGACTACTTGGCTGGCGTAGATGGTTTCCTTGATTTTGCATACACTGGAAAAAGTTCAGATGCCAAGATCCATTGTCCATGCGTCAGATGTGTCAATAGGAACTTGTTGAAGCGAGACACCGTATATGATCATTTGGTGTGTAATGGAATGCTACTTGGATACACAGTTTGGGGTTGTCATGGTGAAACTGCAGGATACATCTCCTCTAACAAACGAAAAAGGTCAAAACAGGAAGGCATAAACTCTAATATGCGCCAGCTAGTCCATGATGTTTTCGGGAACATAGATAATGGGTCTCAAGTGAATGACTTCGATGACCCAAACCCTCCAGAACATGGACCAGATCCTGAAACCCAATCTTTTTATGACTTGTTGAGAGATGCAGATGTACCTTTGTGGGACGGGTGTGAACTATCAAAACTTTCTTTCCTTGTGCTTCTGTTCAACATAAAATCCAGTAACAAGTGGAGTAATAAATCTATAAATGATTTGCTAGCAGTTCTACAACAAGCAATTCCAAATGGCAAGAATTTACCTGGAACTTTTGCCAAGGCCAAGAAGATCATTGGAAAGCTTGGGCTTAGTTATGAGAGAATTCATGTTTGTGAAAAAGATTGTCAGCTTTTTTGGAAAGAGAAGGCTAATGATGACTTTTGCTCAGTATGTGGAGCATCAAGGTGGAAAAACAAACCTGATAAAACCGTGCTAACTAACAAGGAAAGGAAAAAAGCAACCCCGAAGAAGGTGCTCCGGTACTTCCCTATTAAGCCAAGGCTTAAGAGGCTTTTTATGCACAAGGAAACTGCTATAGCATTAAGATGGCATGATGAGGAACGCATAAAAGATGGAGCATTGCGACATTTAGCTGATTCAGCGGCATGGAAGGAGATTGACTCTAAGTATAAGCACATCAGATCAGATTCTCGAAATATTAGATTCATAATCACAGCTGATGGATTCAATCCGTTTGGTAAGCTGAATAGTAAACATAGTTGCTGGCCTGTTGTCCTAGTACCCAATAACCTTCCACCATGGTTGTGCATGAAGGCATCTTCTCTTATGCTCACTCTGCTTATTCCTGGTCCAACTTACCCTGGAAAGAATTTCCATGTATTCATGCAACCAGTTTATGAAGAACTAACCGAGCTGTTTATGGTAGGAACACATACATATGATGCATCTCGAGGTGAGATGTTTCAACTTTATGCCGTTGTGTTGTCTACCGTGAGTGACTACCCCGGGCTAGCTCTCTTTGCAGGATATAGCGTAAATGGTGAGTTTGGTTGTTTTCCATGTCGTGATGAAACATGTTCTAAACGCTTGAAATATGGGCAaaagtactgtttcatggggcatcGCCGATTTCTGCCCCCAGATCACAAATTCCGTTTTGATGCTAGATCGTTtgatggatctgaagaacataGAGCGTCACCTAGTGCTTATGCGGAAACTAGAGTTGTAGATCAAATAAAATCAATTTCAAATTTTCAGAAATCCAAAACATGGAAGTGTGTCAGTGGCCTATTCAATTTGCCTTATTGGGACTTCAATTTACTTCGTCACAATCTTGATATCATGCATATtgagaagaacgtatgtgaaaaCATATATGGAACACTTCTAGGAATAGAAGGCAAGTCCAAAGATAATTTAAAGGCACGACAAGACCTACAGCACATGAACATTAAACGAGAGCTGCATCCACAAAAAAAACCTAATGATAAGTATTATCTGCCACCTGCTTCCTATAACCTATCTAAAGAAGGGAAGCAACAATTTTGCAAAGTCCTTCATGGTGCAAGGGGTCCGAATGGGTTTTCAGGAAACATCTCAAGATGTGCAAATGTTGTTCAAGGGAGAATCTCAGGCCTTAAAAGTCATGATTGTCATATACTAATGCAACACTTTCTACCACTTGCTATTCGAGGTCTACTCCCAGATCATGTCATATCTGTGTTGTTCGACCTGTGTGGGTATTTTAGAGAAGTGAGTGCAAAAGTCCTATACATCAGCGATCTTGAGAAGTTGGAGGAGCGAATCATAATGACATTATGTCATATGGAGAGAATATTCCCACCAGGTTTTTTCACTGTTATGGTGCATTTGGTTATGCATCTAGCAACGGAGGCAAAAATAGGTGGTCCAGTGTGCTACCGTTCGATGTGGTTTGTGGAAAG GTATATAGGTAAGCTGAAGTCAAATGTCCGTAACAAAGCTCGTCCCGAAGGATCTATCGCTGAAGCATTTTTGGCAGATGAGTGCATGACATTCTGTTCAAGATATATTGTCGGTTTTGAGACCAAACATAACTTGCCCTCGCAGAACGAAGATAACGACGAGTGGGTTGGGCATCATGATATTGCACATGGATCAAGATTATTTCCACATTCTGGCAATCCACTTGGAAAGCCTAGGAATTATGTACTGAGCGGTGTGGCAAAAGTACAGGCACATAGATATGTCTTGTTCAATTGCTCTGATGTGAATTCATACCTTAG GGCTCATGCTGATGAGATCACTAATGGACGCAATTTAAACCCTGATGTTGTCGAGAGGATTCAAAATGATAAGTTCCACGAATGGTTCCAAGCTCATCTAAGTGCCATATTTTGCATATACTATACACGTATCACTACATTTAGTTGTAATCAAATTCTAAATATTCAGATAAAGAAATTGGAGAAGGAAAATGGCATCCACAACATTGAAAAGGATATTAGATTGCTCGCCCGGGGCCCAGTTAATGCAGCCAAAAGATATTGCGCTTTCAACTCCCAAGGCTACCATTTTAGGCCTAAATGCTTGGATAAAGAGACACAAAATAGTGGAGTCATGGTAACTGCAAAAACTTCTAGTTATGCTTCAGCACATGATGCCAATCCTGTTTTACGTGATGTGACGTACTACGGGAGGGTAATTGATATTGTCGAGCTAAACTACTCTGGACAGTTTTCAGTGGTGTTGTTTAAATGTGAATGGGTTAATGTGTTCTCAGAAACAGGAATGAAAAAAGACAA GCGAATCAAGTGTTCTATGTGGAAGATGAATTGA
- the LOC119331112 gene encoding uncharacterized protein LOC119331112 isoform X1: MDLTAIKKLLSSRRPSADYLAGVDGFLDFAYTGKSSDAKIHCPCVRCVNRNLLKRDTVYDHLVCNGMLLGYTVWGCHGETAGYISSNKRKRSKQEGINSNMRQLVHDVFGNIDNGSQVNDFDDPNPPEHGPDPETQSFYDLLRDADVPLWDGCELSKLSFLVLLFNIKSSNKWSNKSINDLLAVLQQAIPNGKNLPGTFAKAKKIIGKLGLSYERIHVCEKDCQLFWKEKANDDFCSVCGASRWKNKPDKTVLTNKERKKATPKKVLRYFPIKPRLKRLFMHKETAIALRWHDEERIKDGALRHLADSAAWKEIDSKYKHIRSDSRNIRFIITADGFNPFGKLNSKHSCWPVVLVPNNLPPWLCMKASSLMLTLLIPGPTYPGKNFHVFMQPVYEELTELFMVGTHTYDASRGEMFQLYAVVLSTVSDYPGLALFAGYSVNGEFGCFPCRDETCSKRLKYGQKYCFMGHRRFLPPDHKFRFDARSFDGSEEHRASPSAYAETRVVDQIKSISNFQKSKTWKCVSGLFNLPYWDFNLLRHNLDIMHIEKNVCENIYGTLLGIEGKSKDNLKARQDLQHMNIKRELHPQKKPNDKYYLPPASYNLSKEGKQQFCKVLHGARGPNGFSGNISRCANVVQGRISGLKSHDCHILMQHFLPLAIRGLLPDHVISVLFDLCGYFREVSAKVLYISDLEKLEERIIMTLCHMERIFPPGFFTVMVHLVMHLATEAKIGGPVCYRSMWFVERYIGKLKSNVRNKARPEGSIAEAFLADECMTFCSRYIVGFETKHNLPSQNEDNDEWVGHHDIAHGSRLFPHSGNPLGKPRNYVLSGVAKVQAHRYVLFNCSDVNSYLRAHADEITNGRNLNPDVVERIQNDKFHEWFQAHLSAIFCIYYTRITTFSCNQILNIQIKKLEKENGIHNIEKDIRLLARGPVNAAKRYCAFNSQGYHFRPKCLDKETQNSGVMVTAKTSSYASAHDANPVLRDVTYYGRVIDIVELNYSGQFSVVLFKCEWVNVFSETGMKKDKYGYTLVNFLHLIHKGEKIEHEPFIFPNQANQVFYVEDELNPGWSVVMKLPKPRDVYDLGNLEWEAQTENEPFHVSQLGESLKIKNNEEHWVRTDVEGTIVDANNASSNEE; the protein is encoded by the exons ATGGATCTAACAGCCATTAAAAAGTTACTCAGTTCTCGTAGACCAAGTGCAGACTACTTGGCTGGCGTAGATGGTTTCCTTGATTTTGCATACACTGGAAAAAGTTCAGATGCCAAGATCCATTGTCCATGCGTCAGATGTGTCAATAGGAACTTGTTGAAGCGAGACACCGTATATGATCATTTGGTGTGTAATGGAATGCTACTTGGATACACAGTTTGGGGTTGTCATGGTGAAACTGCAGGATACATCTCCTCTAACAAACGAAAAAGGTCAAAACAGGAAGGCATAAACTCTAATATGCGCCAGCTAGTCCATGATGTTTTCGGGAACATAGATAATGGGTCTCAAGTGAATGACTTCGATGACCCAAACCCTCCAGAACATGGACCAGATCCTGAAACCCAATCTTTTTATGACTTGTTGAGAGATGCAGATGTACCTTTGTGGGACGGGTGTGAACTATCAAAACTTTCTTTCCTTGTGCTTCTGTTCAACATAAAATCCAGTAACAAGTGGAGTAATAAATCTATAAATGATTTGCTAGCAGTTCTACAACAAGCAATTCCAAATGGCAAGAATTTACCTGGAACTTTTGCCAAGGCCAAGAAGATCATTGGAAAGCTTGGGCTTAGTTATGAGAGAATTCATGTTTGTGAAAAAGATTGTCAGCTTTTTTGGAAAGAGAAGGCTAATGATGACTTTTGCTCAGTATGTGGAGCATCAAGGTGGAAAAACAAACCTGATAAAACCGTGCTAACTAACAAGGAAAGGAAAAAAGCAACCCCGAAGAAGGTGCTCCGGTACTTCCCTATTAAGCCAAGGCTTAAGAGGCTTTTTATGCACAAGGAAACTGCTATAGCATTAAGATGGCATGATGAGGAACGCATAAAAGATGGAGCATTGCGACATTTAGCTGATTCAGCGGCATGGAAGGAGATTGACTCTAAGTATAAGCACATCAGATCAGATTCTCGAAATATTAGATTCATAATCACAGCTGATGGATTCAATCCGTTTGGTAAGCTGAATAGTAAACATAGTTGCTGGCCTGTTGTCCTAGTACCCAATAACCTTCCACCATGGTTGTGCATGAAGGCATCTTCTCTTATGCTCACTCTGCTTATTCCTGGTCCAACTTACCCTGGAAAGAATTTCCATGTATTCATGCAACCAGTTTATGAAGAACTAACCGAGCTGTTTATGGTAGGAACACATACATATGATGCATCTCGAGGTGAGATGTTTCAACTTTATGCCGTTGTGTTGTCTACCGTGAGTGACTACCCCGGGCTAGCTCTCTTTGCAGGATATAGCGTAAATGGTGAGTTTGGTTGTTTTCCATGTCGTGATGAAACATGTTCTAAACGCTTGAAATATGGGCAaaagtactgtttcatggggcatcGCCGATTTCTGCCCCCAGATCACAAATTCCGTTTTGATGCTAGATCGTTtgatggatctgaagaacataGAGCGTCACCTAGTGCTTATGCGGAAACTAGAGTTGTAGATCAAATAAAATCAATTTCAAATTTTCAGAAATCCAAAACATGGAAGTGTGTCAGTGGCCTATTCAATTTGCCTTATTGGGACTTCAATTTACTTCGTCACAATCTTGATATCATGCATATtgagaagaacgtatgtgaaaaCATATATGGAACACTTCTAGGAATAGAAGGCAAGTCCAAAGATAATTTAAAGGCACGACAAGACCTACAGCACATGAACATTAAACGAGAGCTGCATCCACAAAAAAAACCTAATGATAAGTATTATCTGCCACCTGCTTCCTATAACCTATCTAAAGAAGGGAAGCAACAATTTTGCAAAGTCCTTCATGGTGCAAGGGGTCCGAATGGGTTTTCAGGAAACATCTCAAGATGTGCAAATGTTGTTCAAGGGAGAATCTCAGGCCTTAAAAGTCATGATTGTCATATACTAATGCAACACTTTCTACCACTTGCTATTCGAGGTCTACTCCCAGATCATGTCATATCTGTGTTGTTCGACCTGTGTGGGTATTTTAGAGAAGTGAGTGCAAAAGTCCTATACATCAGCGATCTTGAGAAGTTGGAGGAGCGAATCATAATGACATTATGTCATATGGAGAGAATATTCCCACCAGGTTTTTTCACTGTTATGGTGCATTTGGTTATGCATCTAGCAACGGAGGCAAAAATAGGTGGTCCAGTGTGCTACCGTTCGATGTGGTTTGTGGAAAG GTATATAGGTAAGCTGAAGTCAAATGTCCGTAACAAAGCTCGTCCCGAAGGATCTATCGCTGAAGCATTTTTGGCAGATGAGTGCATGACATTCTGTTCAAGATATATTGTCGGTTTTGAGACCAAACATAACTTGCCCTCGCAGAACGAAGATAACGACGAGTGGGTTGGGCATCATGATATTGCACATGGATCAAGATTATTTCCACATTCTGGCAATCCACTTGGAAAGCCTAGGAATTATGTACTGAGCGGTGTGGCAAAAGTACAGGCACATAGATATGTCTTGTTCAATTGCTCTGATGTGAATTCATACCTTAG GGCTCATGCTGATGAGATCACTAATGGACGCAATTTAAACCCTGATGTTGTCGAGAGGATTCAAAATGATAAGTTCCACGAATGGTTCCAAGCTCATCTAAGTGCCATATTTTGCATATACTATACACGTATCACTACATTTAGTTGTAATCAAATTCTAAATATTCAGATAAAGAAATTGGAGAAGGAAAATGGCATCCACAACATTGAAAAGGATATTAGATTGCTCGCCCGGGGCCCAGTTAATGCAGCCAAAAGATATTGCGCTTTCAACTCCCAAGGCTACCATTTTAGGCCTAAATGCTTGGATAAAGAGACACAAAATAGTGGAGTCATGGTAACTGCAAAAACTTCTAGTTATGCTTCAGCACATGATGCCAATCCTGTTTTACGTGATGTGACGTACTACGGGAGGGTAATTGATATTGTCGAGCTAAACTACTCTGGACAGTTTTCAGTGGTGTTGTTTAAATGTGAATGGGTTAATGTGTTCTCAGAAACAGGAATGAAAAAAGACAAGTACGGTTACACACTTGTCAACTTCTTACATCTAATACACAAAGGAGAAAAGATTGAGCATGAGCCTTTTATTTTCCCTAACCAGGCGAATCAAGTGTTCTATGTGGAAGATGAATTGAATCCAGGTTGGTCTGTGGTAATGAAGTTGCCAAAGCCTAGAGATGTATATGACTTAGGCAACTTGGAATGGGAAGCGCAGACAGAAAATGAGCCATTCCATGTTTCACAGCTTGGAGAGAGTTTGAAAATAAAGAACAATGAA